One Pseudochaenichthys georgianus chromosome 7, fPseGeo1.2, whole genome shotgun sequence DNA segment encodes these proteins:
- the LOC117450073 gene encoding potassium voltage-gated channel subfamily A member 3, with product MPLQPRMDDHLSLLQSPPLSVTKNRGDNLVNHGYTETETDVMTVVACDNMLEESAALPGHHSLDRYEPDHECCERVVINISGLRFETQLKTLSQFPETLLGDPKKRMRYFDPLRNEYFFDRNRPSFDAILYYYQSGGRIRRPVNVPIDIFSEEIRFYELGEEAMEKFREDEGFIKEEERPLPENKFQRQVWLLFEYPESSGPARGIAMVSVLVILISIVIFCLETLPEFRDDHRDPITIAPAINGTLPYFTSPFSDPFFVVETLCIIWFSFELLVRFFACPSKAIFSKNIMNIIDIVAIIPYFITLGTELAERQGNGQQAMSLTILRVIRLVRVFRIFKLSRHSKGLQILGQTLKASMRELGLLIFFLFIGVILFSSAVYFAETDDPDSGFSSIPDAFWWAVVTMTTVGYGDMHPVTIGGKIVGSLCAIAGVLTIALPVPVIVSNFNYFYHRETEGEEQAQYLHVGSCQPLADTEELRKSRSSSSLSKSEYMVIEEHGINNTFKQQPNFLTTTQYNSENCVNINKKIFTDV from the coding sequence ATGCCTCTTCAACCGCGCATGGACGACCACCTCAGCCTCCTGCAATCACCCCCGCTGAGCGTTACAAAAAACCGGGGCGACAATCTGGTGAACCACGGATACACCGAGACAGAGACCGACGTGATGACGGTGGTGGCGTGTGACAACATGCTGGAAGAGTCGGCGGCTCTCCCGGGCCACCACTCTCTGGACCGATATGAACCGGATCATGAATGCTGCGAGAGGGTGGTCATCAACATCTCGGGGTTACGCTTCGAGACCCAGCTCAAGACTCTCTCTCAGTTTCCAGAGACACTTCTGGGAGACCCCAAGAAGAGGATGAGGTACTTTGATCCTCTCAGAAACGAGTACTTTTTTGATCGAAATCGACCCAGCTTTGACGCTATACTTTATTACTATCAATCTGGCGGGCGCATCAGGAGACCCGTTAATGTGCCCATTGACATTTTCTCTGAGGAGATCCGCTTCTATGAGCTGGGTGAGGAGGCTATGGAGAAGTTCAGGGAGGATGAGGGCTTCATAAAGGAGGAGGAGCGACCGTTGCCAGAAAATAAATTTCAAAGACAGGTGTGGCTGCTTTTTGAATACCCAGAGAGCTCGGGTCCCGCGCGGGGCATAGCGATGGTGTCTGTCCTGGTTATTCTCATCTCCATTGTCATCTTCTGCTTAGAGACACTGCCGGAGTTCAGGGACGACCACAGGGATCCGATCACTATTGCACCTGCGATTAATGGCACACTCCCGTATTTCACCAGCCCATTCTCTGACCCTTTCTTTGTTGTGGAGACGTTGTGTATTATTTGGTTCTCATTCGAGCTGCTGGTGCGCTTCTTTGCGTGCCCTAGTAAAGCCATTTTCTCAAAAAACATCATGAATATTATTGACATTGTGGCCATCATTCCCTATTTCATCACTCTGGGCACAGAGCTGGCAGAGAGACAAGGAAACGGACAGCAGGCCATGTCATTAACCATTCTGCGCGTAATTAGGCTTGTTCGGGTGTTTCGCATCTTCAAACTCTCGCGTCACTCCAAAGGGCTCCAGATTTTAGGACAGACTCTGAAGGCCAGTATGCGTGAGCTGGGCCTGCTCATCTTCTTCTTGTTCATCGGTGTCATCCTCTTCTCAAGTGCTGTCTATTTTGCTGAAACAGACGACCCAGATTCAGGGTTCAGCAGCATTCCAGACGCATTCTGGTGGGCTGTTGTCACCATGACTACCGTGGGCTACGGGGACATGCACCCCGTGACCATCGGGGGGAAGATCGTGGGGTCTCTCTGTGCCATCGCTGGTGTGTTGACCATTGCTCTGCCCGTGCCTGTCATTGTCTCCAACTTTAACTACTTTTACCACAGAGAGACGGAAGGGGAAGAGCAGGCACAGTACCTGCACGTGGGCAGCTGCCAGCCCCTCGCGGACACAGAGGAGCTGAGGAAGTCTCGCTCCTCTTCCTCACTCAGCAAGAGCGAGTATATGGTGATAGAAGAGCACGGGATCAACAACACGTTCAAACAGCAGCCCAACTTCCTCACCACCACGCAATACAACTCGGAAAATTGTGTGAATATAAACAAAAAGATTTTCACCGACGTGTAG